The proteins below come from a single Parazoarcus communis genomic window:
- a CDS encoding 4Fe-4S binding protein has protein sequence MPEALKSVFPSLSRVRLWVQIVMLFVTVWGASVVGHYSAEKISDALPALSCAYDMQNGSYCVLIPLQHQMHHRVGEALVKAQDVTLKILLPLAMTMLTFLAFFFVLGKAFCGWVCPLGTLQEIIQRVGRRFGLPLHRISGDKLGRVRPVKWLVVLALVLVFPLLTGLGVTPHEFGNPYCDVCPSRIATTLLSGNTNEFALNMESAWGFAIGALGNTLFGFVAVGALAIRQPFCRICPMLALNAAFRHLSFARLVKKPHDKCEKCGICAKACPMDITEIHTEHGRKAYHDDCTLCGRCAEFCPDDDVIQVKLGPFALFRSSRDYYKKRMAAEMPDGTVKPIRIVRKPTTGAHS, from the coding sequence ATGCCTGAGGCACTCAAGTCCGTGTTTCCGAGCCTGTCGCGCGTGCGGCTGTGGGTACAGATCGTGATGCTGTTCGTAACCGTCTGGGGCGCCAGCGTGGTGGGGCATTACTCGGCAGAGAAGATCTCCGATGCCTTGCCCGCACTGTCCTGCGCCTATGACATGCAGAACGGCAGCTATTGTGTGCTGATCCCCCTCCAGCACCAGATGCACCACCGCGTGGGCGAAGCGCTGGTGAAGGCGCAGGACGTGACGCTGAAGATCCTGCTGCCGCTGGCAATGACCATGCTCACCTTCCTCGCCTTCTTCTTCGTGCTGGGTAAGGCGTTCTGCGGCTGGGTGTGTCCGCTCGGCACCCTGCAGGAGATCATCCAGCGCGTCGGACGCCGTTTCGGGCTGCCCCTTCACCGCATCTCCGGCGACAAGCTGGGGCGGGTGCGGCCGGTGAAATGGCTGGTGGTGCTGGCGCTGGTGCTGGTGTTCCCCCTGCTCACGGGGCTCGGAGTCACTCCGCACGAGTTCGGCAATCCGTATTGCGATGTCTGCCCCTCGCGCATTGCCACCACCTTGCTCAGCGGCAATACGAACGAGTTCGCACTCAACATGGAAAGCGCATGGGGGTTCGCCATCGGCGCACTCGGCAACACCCTGTTCGGCTTCGTTGCGGTTGGCGCGCTTGCCATCCGCCAGCCCTTCTGCCGCATCTGTCCGATGCTGGCGCTCAATGCCGCCTTTCGCCATCTCTCGTTCGCACGACTGGTCAAGAAACCGCATGACAAGTGCGAGAAGTGCGGAATCTGCGCAAAGGCTTGCCCGATGGACATTACCGAGATTCACACCGAGCACGGACGCAAGGCTTACCACGATGACTGCACGCTGTGCGGGCGGTGTGCGGAGTTCTGCCCGGATGACGACGTGATCCAGGTCAAGCTCGGGCCCTTCGCGCTCTTCCGCTCGTCGCGCGATTACTACAAGAAGCGCATGGCCGCGGAGATGCCTGATGGCACGGTCAAGCCGATTCGCATCGTGCGCAAGCCGACGACCGGGGCCCATTCATGA
- a CDS encoding DUF2946 domain-containing protein, with the protein MFIRRRQFRLAAWFATFAILLGALAPAVSQAMTVLGDGHQRWIEVCSASGMQWIAVDADSEQHGDDAPGASTASCPYCCPHAGSFGLPLELSAGFAVIGMTALEPPLFYSAPRPLVAWTASSPRAPPAAS; encoded by the coding sequence ATGTTCATCCGAAGACGCCAATTTCGCCTTGCTGCCTGGTTCGCAACTTTTGCGATCCTGCTCGGTGCGCTTGCGCCTGCGGTGAGCCAGGCAATGACGGTGCTCGGGGATGGGCATCAGCGCTGGATTGAGGTGTGCTCGGCGTCCGGCATGCAATGGATTGCGGTCGATGCGGACAGCGAGCAACATGGCGACGACGCGCCGGGCGCGTCCACTGCGTCCTGCCCTTATTGCTGTCCGCACGCAGGCTCGTTCGGTCTGCCACTTGAGCTGTCCGCCGGATTTGCCGTCATCGGCATGACTGCGCTCGAACCCCCGCTTTTCTACTCCGCTCCCCGGCCACTGGTTGCTTGGACGGCCTCAAGCCCGCGTGCGCCACCCGCTGCCTCCTGA
- a CDS encoding SCO family protein yields the protein MPLHDFFHAALARTRLLRTLLVLLMGLFIAMALSACSKETVSFRNTDITGANFGHDFSLLDPDGATRSLADFRGKVVMMFFGFTQCPDICPTALSRAAQVRQLLGDDADKLQVIFVSVDPERDLPGVLKAYTAAFDPDFLGLYTSLEETRKVADEFRVFYRKVPTGGSYSMDHTATSYVFDPAGRLRLAVSYQSPAEAVAADVQTLIQTASSRP from the coding sequence ATGCCTTTACACGATTTCTTCCACGCCGCGCTGGCGCGGACCCGTTTGTTGCGTACGCTGCTCGTCCTGTTGATGGGGCTGTTCATTGCAATGGCGCTGAGCGCCTGCAGTAAAGAGACGGTCAGCTTCAGGAATACCGACATCACCGGCGCCAATTTCGGCCACGACTTCAGCCTGCTCGACCCCGACGGCGCGACCCGCAGTCTCGCTGACTTTCGCGGCAAGGTCGTGATGATGTTCTTCGGCTTCACCCAATGCCCGGACATCTGCCCGACTGCACTCTCGCGCGCTGCGCAGGTGCGGCAACTGCTCGGCGACGATGCCGACAAGCTGCAGGTGATCTTTGTCAGTGTCGACCCCGAGCGCGACCTGCCGGGTGTGCTCAAGGCCTATACCGCTGCGTTCGACCCCGACTTCCTCGGGCTCTATACCAGTCTCGAGGAAACCCGCAAGGTCGCCGACGAATTCCGTGTTTTCTATCGCAAGGTGCCGACCGGCGGCTCGTACTCGATGGATCACACCGCAACGAGCTACGTTTTCGATCCGGCAGGGCGCCTGCGCCTCGCCGTGTCCTACCAGAGTCCGGCCGAAGCCGTTGCGGCCGATGTACAAACCCTGATTCAAACCGCTTCATCCCGCCCCTAA
- a CDS encoding copper chaperone PCu(A)C, whose amino-acid sequence MKVKIVASLCAALISSAVFAQVSVTEPWVRATVPQQKATGAFMQITSPVDAKLVEVRSPAAKVVEVHEMVMEKDVMKMRAIPGLDLPAGKAVELKPGGYHVMLINLNAQVKEGDMVPLTVVVEGKDGKRESVEINAPVRPLNSAAGGMQMHKMH is encoded by the coding sequence ATGAAAGTGAAGATCGTCGCCTCGCTGTGTGCCGCACTGATTTCGTCAGCCGTCTTTGCGCAGGTTTCCGTCACTGAACCGTGGGTACGCGCTACCGTTCCGCAACAGAAAGCGACCGGTGCGTTCATGCAGATCACCTCGCCGGTGGATGCCAAGCTTGTGGAGGTTCGTTCGCCCGCAGCCAAAGTGGTCGAAGTGCATGAAATGGTCATGGAAAAGGACGTGATGAAGATGCGCGCCATTCCCGGTCTGGATCTGCCGGCTGGCAAGGCGGTCGAGCTCAAGCCCGGCGGCTATCACGTCATGCTCATCAACCTCAATGCACAGGTGAAAGAGGGTGACATGGTGCCGCTGACGGTTGTCGTCGAAGGCAAGGACGGCAAGCGTGAAAGCGTTGAGATCAATGCGCCGGTGCGTCCGCTCAACAGCGCGGCCGGCGGCATGCAGATGCACAAGATGCACTGA
- a CDS encoding TonB-dependent receptor — protein MLDEISVTATREARKTADVPQAIAVVGKEALAEKKMFNMKEALQEIPGVLIDSKNGGFDARLIIRGAGLKAAYGIREIMVLRDGVPLSDPDSFTRLDFVDTQDIERIEVAKGPGNLFASGSAGGAIQVFSKSVFDTTANNAKVGFGTDGTENYHLRHGIVGERHALAVTATHRKMDNDWRSWNTFDTTQTSLKHGWILTEQDVLESELSYAEANMQLPGAMDQTLFETFKRTGEQEDTSEAWKNSGRYSKVWFFNSRLEMERGDLTFKPRFYYNTWYHYHPVTGLINETRDWVVNLGTDLEASWSHGNGTLVGGVTARKEEVPDSVKYQYRDVLTTPSGRIRSTLSDAKGALASTSTSSSVLSALYLQESWRPGPRWIVDAGFRYDVIRMEDETNEITRYDYASGKYVAGDGLAKTEKTFRLPAPKLAVSYRLNDAINLFAMVAQAGQVPSSGEISSNPDLDAPVSRNVEFGVKGRSRDWQFDASVYSTTVEDEIVQVNTGGVTEYANAGKTDKKGVELSGSFNVGGGFDIGGHYAWSDYTYDSFSEPVRVGGSVVNEDRAGNTLPFVPRHQYGVFVGWKSASGWHARLAGLNWGEYWLDNANTEKYKGWDWVTNLSVGYERDQHSLTLNVDNLFDKRYAFEVKKDTSGKVTYTAASPRQVMLTYRYAFR, from the coding sequence ATGCTGGACGAGATCAGCGTGACCGCGACGCGCGAGGCGCGGAAGACGGCAGACGTACCTCAGGCGATCGCGGTCGTCGGCAAGGAGGCGCTGGCAGAGAAGAAGATGTTCAACATGAAGGAGGCGCTGCAGGAGATTCCCGGTGTCCTCATTGACAGCAAGAATGGCGGTTTCGACGCCCGCCTGATCATTCGGGGGGCGGGGCTCAAGGCAGCCTACGGCATACGCGAGATCATGGTGCTGCGTGATGGCGTGCCGCTGTCTGATCCCGACAGCTTCACCCGTCTCGACTTCGTTGATACGCAGGACATCGAGCGCATCGAAGTCGCGAAGGGGCCAGGTAACCTGTTCGCCTCCGGCAGCGCCGGTGGTGCGATCCAGGTCTTCTCCAAGTCGGTCTTCGACACCACGGCCAACAACGCCAAAGTCGGTTTCGGCACCGACGGGACGGAGAACTACCACCTCCGCCATGGCATCGTCGGCGAGCGCCATGCGCTCGCGGTGACGGCGACGCATCGCAAGATGGACAACGACTGGCGCAGCTGGAACACATTCGACACCACGCAGACCTCGCTCAAGCACGGCTGGATTCTGACCGAGCAGGACGTGCTCGAAAGCGAACTGTCCTACGCCGAGGCCAACATGCAGTTGCCTGGTGCGATGGATCAGACCCTGTTCGAAACCTTCAAGCGCACCGGAGAGCAGGAGGATACGTCGGAGGCGTGGAAGAACTCCGGTCGTTACTCGAAGGTGTGGTTCTTCAATTCGCGGCTCGAGATGGAGCGCGGAGACCTCACCTTCAAGCCGCGTTTCTATTACAACACCTGGTACCACTATCACCCGGTCACCGGCCTGATCAACGAGACCCGCGACTGGGTCGTAAACCTCGGCACCGATCTCGAAGCCAGCTGGAGTCACGGTAACGGCACCCTGGTGGGCGGTGTGACTGCGCGCAAGGAAGAGGTGCCCGATTCGGTCAAGTACCAGTATCGCGACGTGCTCACGACCCCGAGCGGACGCATTCGGTCCACCCTGTCCGACGCCAAGGGTGCGCTGGCTTCAACCAGCACGAGTTCAAGCGTGCTCAGCGCGCTCTACCTGCAGGAGTCATGGCGGCCGGGACCGCGCTGGATCGTCGATGCAGGTTTCCGCTACGACGTCATCCGGATGGAGGACGAGACCAACGAGATCACGCGCTACGACTATGCGTCCGGAAAGTACGTTGCGGGTGACGGCCTTGCCAAAACCGAGAAGACCTTTCGTCTGCCTGCACCCAAGCTTGCAGTCAGCTACAGGCTGAACGATGCGATCAACCTGTTTGCCATGGTTGCGCAGGCGGGGCAGGTGCCCTCGTCGGGCGAGATCTCCAGCAACCCCGATCTCGATGCGCCGGTGTCGCGCAATGTGGAGTTCGGGGTCAAGGGTCGCAGTCGTGACTGGCAGTTCGATGCCAGCGTGTATTCGACCACTGTCGAGGACGAGATCGTCCAGGTCAACACCGGCGGGGTGACCGAGTACGCCAACGCGGGCAAGACGGACAAGAAAGGGGTTGAGCTGTCCGGCAGCTTCAATGTGGGCGGCGGCTTCGATATCGGCGGTCACTACGCGTGGTCGGACTACACCTACGACAGCTTCAGCGAACCGGTCCGCGTGGGGGGCTCGGTGGTCAATGAGGACCGCGCAGGCAATACGCTGCCCTTCGTGCCGCGCCACCAGTACGGCGTCTTCGTTGGCTGGAAATCGGCCAGTGGATGGCATGCCCGACTGGCCGGGCTGAACTGGGGTGAATACTGGCTGGATAACGCCAATACCGAGAAGTACAAGGGCTGGGACTGGGTGACCAACCTGTCGGTAGGTTACGAGCGCGATCAGCACTCCCTGACCCTCAACGTCGACAACCTCTTCGACAAACGCTACGCCTTCGAGGTCAAGAAGGACACCAGCGGAAAGGTGACCTACACCGCAGCCTCCCCACGTCAGGTGATGCTGACGTATCGCTACGCTTTCCGCTGA
- a CDS encoding DUF2946 domain-containing protein: MVRRFRHQVLAARVAIFVILLSALMPVLGQALLRASDPARWTEICTTGGMILVDLSAEEGDDTPLESRSERNACPFCLPHAGHAAVLPELAPLVLEAVVDGSARFLQYSEHPRLRTVWLAAFSRGPPVTPALS; encoded by the coding sequence ATGGTCAGACGTTTCCGTCATCAGGTGCTTGCTGCGCGGGTCGCGATATTCGTGATCCTGCTGAGCGCGCTCATGCCCGTATTAGGGCAGGCGCTGCTGCGCGCGAGCGATCCTGCACGGTGGACGGAGATCTGCACCACCGGCGGCATGATCCTGGTCGATCTGTCGGCGGAAGAGGGGGACGACACTCCGCTTGAGTCGCGCAGCGAACGCAACGCCTGCCCGTTCTGCCTGCCCCACGCCGGGCACGCAGCTGTGCTGCCTGAACTTGCGCCCCTCGTCCTTGAGGCGGTTGTCGACGGCAGTGCCCGCTTTCTTCAGTATTCCGAACACCCGCGCCTGCGCACCGTCTGGCTCGCAGCGTTCTCGCGCGGTCCTCCCGTAACGCCTGCTCTCTCCTGA
- a CDS encoding phosphatase PAP2 family protein: MSWIVFPAAVCVLCAALLAALDLNEAWFIAWNTAASGIAPGFVWAGITNLASTLGAFALITPALAWRPRWLAATLLAAPVATLYTHGLKQFFAEPRPAAVLAQDQFNVVGLPLRTDSFPSGHSLTAFVIAGVVVLCASPAVRRQWAWVVLAAAVLMCFSRVAVGAHWPLDLFAGAAGGWLSAVIGVRWSAHWRFWERRRGVQTMGALMILVAVLLAFEDLGYPEGLWMQYLLVVWGMAGAVFALVRPVTCKVPA, encoded by the coding sequence ATGAGCTGGATCGTCTTCCCTGCCGCAGTGTGCGTGCTGTGTGCTGCACTGCTGGCTGCGCTCGACCTGAACGAGGCCTGGTTCATCGCCTGGAACACCGCTGCAAGCGGCATCGCACCGGGATTCGTATGGGCCGGCATCACCAACCTGGCCTCAACGCTGGGCGCCTTCGCGCTGATCACGCCGGCGCTTGCCTGGCGCCCGCGCTGGCTCGCAGCCACCCTGCTCGCAGCCCCCGTGGCCACCCTGTATACCCACGGCCTGAAACAGTTTTTTGCCGAACCACGGCCTGCCGCCGTGCTCGCGCAGGATCAGTTCAACGTTGTCGGTCTGCCGCTGCGCACCGACTCCTTTCCCTCCGGACACTCGCTTACCGCCTTCGTCATAGCGGGCGTGGTCGTGCTCTGTGCCAGCCCTGCAGTGCGCCGCCAATGGGCGTGGGTTGTCCTCGCGGCTGCGGTTCTGATGTGCTTTTCCCGCGTCGCCGTCGGTGCGCACTGGCCGCTCGACCTGTTTGCCGGGGCGGCGGGTGGATGGCTGAGTGCGGTCATTGGCGTGCGCTGGTCCGCTCACTGGCGCTTCTGGGAACGCCGACGCGGCGTGCAGACCATGGGGGCACTGATGATCCTGGTCGCCGTGCTGCTTGCGTTCGAGGACCTCGGCTACCCGGAAGGGCTGTGGATGCAGTACCTGCTGGTGGTGTGGGGCATGGCCGGCGCCGTTTTCGCACTGGTGCGCCCGGTGACCTGCAAGGTGCCCGCATGA
- a CDS encoding lysylphosphatidylglycerol synthase domain-containing protein produces the protein MKRAIAILLSLGLLGWFLADARWQTLGTALSRLTPAIVAVAVAGFAASYLLRALRVYDEFRRDAAGRFGACLRIVLMHNAMVNIVPFRGGEAAFPVLLQRTFGTPLPRAIASLFWFRLQDALVVGMVAVAVWPELPLALRVAGLVALAVFAWGLPRWARKPHDWAERGALAGKLAKLRNAFGESTRHARCGWLWTVSNWSVKLAAQAWLLAALLSTGMPEGAAGALGAELAAILPIQGVAGFGTYEAGAAAALLPAGIAFGDGLQAALALHLFVIACALSAGALAWLFPNAGPAPTASAANPHSSSESASRS, from the coding sequence ATGAAGCGCGCCATTGCAATCCTGCTCAGCCTCGGTCTGCTGGGCTGGTTTCTTGCCGACGCCCGCTGGCAGACCCTGGGCACGGCGCTGAGCCGCCTGACGCCTGCCATCGTGGCCGTAGCCGTGGCCGGCTTTGCCGCCAGCTACCTGCTGCGCGCACTGCGCGTGTACGACGAATTCCGTCGCGATGCGGCGGGCCGCTTCGGTGCCTGCCTGCGCATCGTGCTGATGCACAACGCAATGGTCAATATCGTGCCCTTCCGTGGCGGCGAGGCCGCGTTTCCGGTACTGCTGCAAAGAACCTTCGGCACCCCGCTGCCGCGTGCGATTGCATCGCTGTTCTGGTTCCGCCTGCAGGATGCGCTCGTGGTCGGCATGGTCGCCGTCGCGGTGTGGCCCGAGCTTCCGCTGGCACTGCGCGTTGCAGGCCTGGTCGCGCTCGCCGTCTTTGCCTGGGGCCTGCCGCGCTGGGCACGCAAGCCGCACGACTGGGCAGAACGCGGTGCGTTGGCGGGCAAGCTGGCGAAGCTGCGCAACGCCTTTGGCGAATCCACCCGTCACGCCCGCTGCGGCTGGCTATGGACGGTTTCCAACTGGTCGGTGAAGCTCGCCGCTCAGGCGTGGTTGCTCGCAGCCCTGCTCTCCACCGGCATGCCGGAGGGCGCAGCCGGTGCGCTCGGCGCCGAGCTTGCCGCCATTCTTCCGATTCAGGGCGTAGCCGGGTTCGGCACTTACGAAGCGGGCGCCGCCGCAGCGCTCCTGCCCGCCGGCATTGCCTTCGGTGACGGCCTGCAGGCCGCACTCGCTCTCCATCTTTTCGTCATTGCCTGTGCGCTGAGCGCGGGCGCGCTGGCCTGGCTGTTTCCGAACGCCGGCCCGGCACCCACAGCCAGTGCAGCAAATCCCCATTCATCTTCCGAGAGTGCATCCCGTTCATGA
- the purL gene encoding phosphoribosylformylglycinamidine synthase, whose protein sequence is MTQILKLRGAAALSRSRLDRLSRSVAEVLPKLQGLAAEHWYFVELNAALDAEETARLVDLLGATPETPTAPVGTMLLVVPRLGTISPWSSKATDIAHQCGFDKVVRIERGTAYTLAGKGVDSRPEVLAKLHDRMTESVLGKMDEADALFHHYAPQPLTSVDILGGGRAALEEANGTLGLALSDDEVDYLVENFTRIERNPTDVELMMFAQANSEHCRHKIFNADWVIDARPMEKTLFGMIKDTHKAHPQGTVVAYSDNASVIEGATIERLYPDAAGRFAYHSEETHILAKVETHNHPTAISPFPGAATGAGGEIRDEGATGRGSRPKAGLAGFSVSNLNIPGYQQPWEKPYGKPERIASALDIMIEGPIGAAAFNNEFGRPNLTGYFRAFEQEVQGEVRGFHKPIMIAGGLGSIQAQQSHKPTFPPGTLLIQLGGPGMLIGLGGGAASSMATGTNAADLDFASVQRGNPEIQRRCQEVIDACWQQGEANPIIAIHDVGAGGLSNAMPELADHASLGAHFELREVHIEEPGMSPREIWSNESQERYVLAIAPESLDQFRAFCERERCPFAVLGTATDDGHLTVSDRHFDNKPVDMEMQVLLGKPPKMMRNVSRRAVHLPPFDVTGMDLMDAGLRVLRNPTVASKRFLITIGDRSVGGLTARDQMVGPWQVPVADVAVTAMSFQGYRGEAFAMGERTTLACVDAPASGRMAVAEAITNIAAADIADLGDVKLSANWMAAAGHRGEDAKLFDTVKAVSDFCIKAGVSIPVGKDSLSMRTAWADNGEDKQVVSPLSLIATAFAPVTDIRRTLTPQLQLPEGVDTELMLIDLGNGKNRLGGSVLAQVFNSVGEHAPDVDPEQLAAFFAAIQRLRREGLILAYHDRSDGGLFAAVCEMAFASKCGLSLVLDTVCYDPYMNDVDGLEKKPDMLKGRFDDKLIAGLFAEELGAVIQIRRDERAKITEILREARLTYHFIGEPNDKDEIRFWRSAKRILAASRSELMQAWSETSYQIARLRDDADCVQQEFDGLADATDPGLSVALSFDVKDDVAAPFIATGARPKVAVLREQGVNSQFEMAAAFERAGFEPVDVHMSDLQSGRKQLLDFHGLAACGGFSYGDVLGAGQGWAKSILFNPKLRAEFEAFFGRSDSFALGVCNGCQMMAHLAPIIPGADAWPTFHRNRSEQFEARFVMTEVVDSPSILLAGMAGSRMPIVVSHGEGRAVFAAETDREKALLALRYVDNHGQPTETYPQNPNGSALGATGFTTADGRFTIMMPHPERTARTLQMSWAPQSMIDESPDASPWLRMFRNARKWLG, encoded by the coding sequence ATGACCCAAATCCTCAAGCTCCGTGGCGCAGCCGCGCTCTCCCGGTCCCGCCTGGATCGCCTTTCCCGCAGTGTGGCCGAAGTGCTGCCAAAACTGCAGGGGCTGGCCGCCGAGCACTGGTATTTCGTTGAATTGAACGCCGCACTGGACGCCGAAGAAACCGCCCGCCTGGTCGACCTGCTCGGCGCCACACCGGAGACGCCGACGGCGCCGGTCGGCACCATGCTGCTGGTCGTTCCGCGCCTGGGCACGATCTCGCCGTGGTCCTCCAAGGCGACGGATATCGCGCATCAGTGCGGTTTCGACAAGGTCGTGCGCATCGAGCGCGGCACGGCATATACGCTGGCGGGCAAGGGCGTCGATTCCCGGCCCGAAGTGCTGGCGAAGCTGCACGACCGCATGACCGAGTCGGTGCTGGGCAAGATGGACGAGGCCGATGCGCTGTTCCACCACTACGCGCCGCAGCCGCTGACCTCGGTGGATATTCTCGGTGGTGGCCGCGCCGCGCTTGAAGAAGCAAACGGCACGCTGGGGCTCGCGCTGTCGGACGACGAAGTCGATTACCTGGTGGAGAACTTCACCCGCATCGAGCGCAATCCGACCGATGTCGAACTGATGATGTTCGCCCAGGCCAACTCCGAGCACTGCCGCCACAAGATCTTCAACGCCGACTGGGTGATCGATGCCCGTCCGATGGAGAAGACCCTGTTCGGCATGATCAAGGACACGCACAAGGCCCATCCGCAAGGTACGGTCGTGGCCTACTCGGACAACGCCTCGGTGATCGAGGGCGCGACCATCGAGCGCCTGTATCCGGACGCAGCAGGTCGTTTCGCTTACCACAGCGAGGAAACTCACATCCTCGCCAAGGTCGAGACCCACAACCACCCGACCGCCATTTCGCCCTTCCCGGGCGCAGCCACCGGCGCCGGTGGCGAGATCCGCGACGAAGGCGCGACCGGTCGCGGTTCGCGCCCGAAAGCGGGTCTGGCCGGCTTCTCGGTCTCCAACCTGAACATCCCGGGCTATCAGCAGCCGTGGGAAAAGCCTTACGGCAAGCCCGAGCGCATCGCCTCCGCCCTCGACATCATGATCGAAGGCCCGATCGGCGCCGCGGCATTCAACAACGAATTCGGCCGTCCCAACCTGACCGGCTACTTCCGCGCTTTCGAGCAGGAAGTGCAGGGCGAGGTGCGCGGCTTCCACAAGCCGATCATGATCGCCGGTGGTCTGGGCAGCATCCAGGCACAGCAATCGCACAAGCCGACTTTCCCGCCGGGCACGCTGCTGATTCAGTTGGGTGGTCCGGGCATGCTCATCGGCCTGGGCGGCGGTGCCGCCTCGTCGATGGCCACCGGCACCAATGCTGCCGATCTCGACTTTGCATCGGTGCAGCGCGGCAACCCCGAGATCCAGCGCCGCTGCCAGGAAGTGATCGACGCCTGCTGGCAGCAGGGCGAGGCCAACCCCATCATCGCCATCCATGACGTCGGTGCAGGCGGCCTGTCGAACGCGATGCCGGAGCTGGCCGACCATGCCAGTCTGGGCGCGCATTTCGAACTGCGCGAAGTTCACATCGAAGAGCCGGGCATGAGCCCGCGCGAGATCTGGTCGAACGAGTCGCAGGAGCGCTACGTGCTCGCGATCGCACCGGAAAGCCTCGACCAGTTCCGCGCCTTCTGCGAGCGCGAGCGCTGTCCCTTCGCCGTGCTCGGTACCGCGACCGACGATGGTCACCTCACCGTGAGCGACCGTCATTTCGACAACAAGCCGGTCGACATGGAGATGCAGGTCCTGCTCGGCAAGCCGCCGAAGATGATGCGCAACGTATCGCGCCGCGCAGTTCATCTGCCGCCGTTCGACGTCACCGGCATGGACCTGATGGACGCGGGCCTGCGTGTGCTGCGCAACCCGACGGTCGCAAGCAAGCGTTTCCTGATCACCATCGGCGACCGCTCGGTGGGCGGCCTGACCGCGCGCGACCAGATGGTCGGACCGTGGCAGGTGCCGGTGGCCGACGTCGCGGTTACCGCGATGAGCTTCCAGGGCTATCGCGGCGAAGCCTTCGCCATGGGCGAGCGCACCACGCTGGCCTGTGTCGATGCGCCGGCTTCAGGCCGCATGGCCGTGGCCGAGGCGATTACCAACATCGCGGCTGCCGATATTGCCGACCTGGGCGACGTCAAGCTGTCGGCCAACTGGATGGCGGCGGCCGGTCATCGCGGCGAGGACGCCAAGCTCTTCGATACGGTGAAGGCCGTGTCGGATTTCTGTATCAAGGCCGGTGTGTCGATTCCGGTGGGCAAGGACTCACTGTCGATGCGCACCGCGTGGGCCGACAATGGCGAGGACAAGCAGGTGGTGTCGCCGCTGTCGCTGATCGCCACTGCCTTCGCGCCGGTGACCGACATTCGCCGCACGCTGACGCCGCAACTGCAGCTGCCCGAAGGCGTCGACACCGAGCTGATGCTGATCGACCTTGGCAACGGCAAGAACCGCCTCGGTGGATCTGTGCTGGCACAGGTCTTCAACTCCGTGGGCGAGCACGCACCGGATGTCGACCCGGAGCAACTCGCTGCATTTTTTGCCGCGATCCAGCGTCTGCGTCGCGAAGGGCTGATTCTGGCTTACCACGATCGCTCCGACGGCGGCCTGTTCGCTGCCGTGTGCGAGATGGCTTTTGCCAGCAAGTGCGGTTTGTCGCTGGTGCTCGACACGGTCTGCTACGACCCCTACATGAACGACGTCGATGGCCTCGAGAAGAAGCCTGACATGCTCAAGGGCCGCTTCGACGACAAGCTGATTGCCGGTCTGTTTGCCGAGGAACTCGGTGCGGTGATCCAGATCCGCCGTGACGAGCGCGCAAAGATCACCGAGATCCTGCGTGAAGCCCGCCTGACCTATCACTTCATCGGCGAGCCCAACGACAAGGACGAAATCCGCTTCTGGCGCAGTGCCAAGCGCATCCTTGCCGCCAGCCGCAGCGAGCTGATGCAGGCGTGGTCCGAGACCAGCTACCAGATCGCCCGTTTGCGTGACGATGCCGATTGCGTGCAACAGGAGTTTGACGGCCTCGCCGATGCGACCGACCCCGGTCTGTCCGTGGCGCTGTCCTTCGATGTCAAAGATGACGTCGCTGCGCCCTTCATCGCTACCGGTGCCCGGCCCAAGGTCGCGGTGCTGCGCGAACAGGGTGTGAACTCGCAGTTCGAGATGGCTGCCGCCTTCGAGCGCGCCGGCTTCGAGCCGGTCGATGTCCACATGTCGGACCTGCAGTCCGGCCGCAAGCAACTGCTCGACTTCCATGGTCTGGCCGCCTGCGGTGGTTTCTCGTATGGCGACGTGCTCGGCGCAGGGCAGGGCTGGGCCAAGTCCATCCTGTTCAACCCCAAGCTGCGTGCAGAGTTCGAAGCCTTCTTCGGGCGCTCCGACAGCTTTGCGCTCGGCGTGTGCAACGGGTGCCAGATGATGGCCCACCTCGCCCCGATCATCCCGGGTGCAGACGCCTGGCCGACCTTCCATCGCAACCGCAGCGAACAGTTCGAGGCCCGCTTCGTAATGACCGAGGTGGTCGACAGCCCGTCCATCCTGCTCGCCGGCATGGCCGGCAGCCGCATGCCGATCGTGGTCAGTCACGGCGAGGGCAGGGCAGTGTTCGCGGCCGAAACCGACCGCGAGAAGGCGCTTCTCGCGCTGCGCTATGTCGACAACCATGGTCAGCCGACCGAAACCTATCCGCAGAACCCCAACGGTTCGGCGCTGGGCGCAACCGGCTTCACCACCGCCGACGGCCGCTTCACCATCATGATGCCGCACCCCGAGCGCACCGCCCGCACGCTGCAGATGTCGTGGGCACCGCAGTCGATGATCGACGAGAGCCCGGACGCTTCGCCGTGGCTGCGCATGTTCCGCAACGCGCGAAAGTGGCTGGGTTGA